A genomic stretch from Vibrio algarum includes:
- the cobT gene encoding nicotinate-nucleotide--dimethylbenzimidazole phosphoribosyltransferase translates to MLNRNFTTIIQNRIDQKTKPLGSLGVLEDIALQLALIQSQGKEVAATEIKITKPTMLVFAGDHGIAEEKISIAPSEVTAQMVLNFLAGGAAINCFCKANDIAFKVIDCGILCPVEFKSEQLVLQRLGQRTNNFADQPAMNIAAVDKGLEFGAKIVKETINQGSNIIMFGEMGIGNTSSASALLSAISNRSSEECVGFGTGISEEQRNLKVKLVGKGVDRCEGKSIKQILAEVGGYEIVQMVGGFIEAAKQNVPVLVDGFIVSAAAYAATRINPECRDWMIFAHKSEEQGHQILLSELDAEPLLDLGLRLGEGTGAALALPLIRASAEFYNNMASFESAGVTV, encoded by the coding sequence ATGTTAAATAGAAATTTTACAACAATAATACAAAATAGAATTGATCAAAAGACAAAACCTTTAGGTTCACTTGGAGTGCTTGAAGACATTGCTCTGCAACTCGCCCTGATTCAAAGCCAAGGTAAAGAAGTAGCGGCCACTGAGATAAAAATAACCAAGCCCACTATGCTTGTTTTTGCAGGTGATCATGGAATTGCGGAAGAAAAAATAAGTATTGCGCCAAGTGAAGTTACTGCCCAGATGGTGTTGAACTTCTTAGCGGGTGGAGCGGCAATTAATTGCTTTTGCAAAGCAAATGATATCGCATTTAAAGTGATAGATTGCGGTATTCTTTGCCCAGTTGAATTTAAGTCTGAACAGCTAGTGTTGCAAAGGTTAGGGCAGAGGACTAATAATTTTGCGGATCAACCGGCAATGAATATCGCAGCAGTAGATAAGGGGTTGGAGTTTGGCGCTAAAATCGTAAAAGAAACGATTAACCAAGGTTCGAATATCATTATGTTCGGAGAAATGGGGATAGGCAATACGAGCAGTGCCTCTGCCCTGTTAAGTGCCATTTCTAATCGAAGTTCTGAAGAATGTGTTGGATTTGGTACGGGAATCAGTGAAGAACAGCGAAACCTAAAAGTGAAACTTGTAGGTAAAGGTGTCGATAGGTGCGAGGGTAAATCTATTAAACAAATTCTCGCGGAAGTTGGTGGTTATGAAATAGTACAAATGGTTGGTGGCTTTATAGAGGCGGCTAAACAGAATGTACCTGTGCTTGTTGATGGCTTTATTGTTAGTGCTGCTGCCTATGCGGCAACGCGGATAAACCCTGAATGCCGCGATTGGATGATCTTTGCCCATAAATCCGAAGAACAAGGTCACCAAATACTGTTGTCCGAGTTAGATGCCGAACCGTTATTAGATCTAGGACTGCGGTTAGGTGAGGGTACCGGTGCAGCGTTAGCATTACCATTAATACGAGCTTCAGCAGAGTTCTATAATAATATGGCGAGTTTTGAGAGTGCTGGCGTTACGGTTTGA
- a CDS encoding flavin reductase family protein: protein MNIDLSTIPPSQVYQLMTQTVVPRPIAWALTESENNTFNLAPFSYFMAVSSQPPLLMLSVGKKSTGEIKDTTRNLLETGKVVIHIGSVGTEKVMTKTAASLDYGQSEVDINNIALTEFSGFTLPRIASCAVAFGCTLFQTHEIGDTPQSLLFVEIEKIYIDDSVVSEIDERLKIDALKLDPLARLGGNEFVTLDKIISVVRPK from the coding sequence ATGAACATTGACCTTAGTACTATTCCTCCAAGCCAAGTTTATCAATTGATGACTCAAACTGTCGTACCAAGGCCAATAGCATGGGCACTAACAGAATCAGAAAATAACACCTTCAACCTAGCGCCTTTTTCATATTTTATGGCCGTCTCTAGTCAACCCCCTTTACTCATGCTATCTGTTGGAAAAAAATCGACCGGTGAAATTAAAGATACGACTCGTAATCTTTTGGAAACTGGAAAAGTAGTGATTCATATTGGTAGTGTAGGTACAGAAAAGGTGATGACTAAAACGGCTGCGAGTTTAGATTATGGCCAATCAGAAGTGGATATCAACAATATAGCGCTCACGGAGTTTTCGGGTTTTACACTACCGCGAATAGCTTCTTGCGCTGTGGCCTTTGGCTGTACACTTTTCCAAACTCATGAAATTGGCGACACTCCGCAATCGCTTCTGTTTGTAGAGATCGAGAAAATCTATATAGATGATTCTGTTGTCAGTGAAATTGATGAACGGCTCAAGATTGATGCGTTAAAATTGGACCCGTTAGCAAGACTTGGTGGGAATGAGTTTGTCACACTCGATAAAATCATTTCTGTCGTCAGACCAAAATAG
- a CDS encoding NAD(P)H-binding protein, translating to MDNFGDGANAIIAGASGLVGKQVLSQLLELSSISNVTALVRSPLSIQNNKFDQIQNSELTVTHWSNQSPSPDFGFICLGTTIKQAGSKLALEQVDVELVTQVAQTMKILGVKRIAVVSSYGANTHSFSHYLKCKGRMEQNLLKLQFERVVFMRPGPLAGIRQNPRSDEKILQKLLWIVKPLLIGPLANFKPIQASTVAQAMIFSLVKPTHHPADNYCTLNSNEIHALLTRYQVPN from the coding sequence ATGGACAATTTTGGCGATGGAGCAAACGCGATTATAGCGGGAGCATCCGGTTTGGTTGGTAAGCAGGTGTTATCCCAATTATTAGAACTTTCGTCTATATCTAACGTAACCGCGCTAGTAAGAAGCCCGCTCTCAATACAAAATAATAAATTTGATCAGATCCAGAACTCTGAGCTAACTGTGACTCATTGGAGCAACCAATCACCTTCACCTGATTTTGGATTTATTTGCCTCGGTACCACAATTAAACAAGCAGGAAGCAAGCTCGCTCTTGAACAAGTAGATGTTGAGCTAGTCACTCAAGTAGCACAAACAATGAAAATTCTTGGTGTTAAAAGAATCGCGGTTGTATCGAGTTACGGCGCCAATACCCATTCGTTTTCACACTACCTAAAATGCAAAGGGAGAATGGAGCAAAATTTACTCAAGTTACAATTTGAGCGCGTGGTATTTATGCGACCAGGCCCATTAGCTGGAATTCGTCAAAACCCGAGGTCCGATGAAAAAATATTGCAGAAGCTACTCTGGATAGTGAAACCTCTCCTAATCGGGCCGTTGGCCAATTTTAAACCAATTCAAGCCAGTACGGTTGCACAGGCGATGATTTTCTCACTTGTTAAACCGACTCACCACCCAGCGGATAACTATTGCACATTAAATTCAAACGAAATTCATGCGCTGTTAACAAGGTATCAAGTCCCAAATTGA
- a CDS encoding nucleoside triphosphate pyrophosphohydrolase family protein produces MKLTKLTQPIFDHIYRDINEFRSTFDLPVNDKTSMNDAMDTLHSSLIIEELTELAEADSKIEQADAIVDSIYVLMGRLVHLGDSKVEDNVAISYFIDVLLNAATNLDIDFLPCWDEVHSSNMSKVCKDHSEYLETEAFYAKQGITLMAVAKGNYVIAKCAEDFVSESKTIRKGKVLKSINYRPADLSSLV; encoded by the coding sequence ATGAAACTAACCAAGCTAACTCAACCTATCTTTGACCATATCTACCGTGATATTAATGAGTTTCGCTCGACATTCGATCTTCCTGTTAACGATAAAACATCAATGAACGACGCTATGGATACACTTCATTCTTCCTTAATAATTGAAGAACTGACAGAACTAGCCGAAGCCGACAGTAAAATTGAGCAAGCGGATGCTATCGTTGACAGTATTTATGTTTTGATGGGCCGTTTAGTACATCTTGGAGACAGTAAAGTTGAAGATAACGTCGCCATTAGCTATTTCATTGACGTACTACTTAACGCAGCAACGAACCTAGATATTGATTTCTTACCTTGTTGGGATGAAGTACATTCAAGCAATATGAGTAAAGTGTGCAAAGACCATTCTGAATACCTAGAAACAGAAGCATTTTATGCAAAACAAGGGATTACTTTAATGGCGGTTGCAAAAGGTAACTACGTAATAGCTAAATGTGCTGAAGACTTTGTTTCTGAGTCAAAAACAATCCGAAAAGGAAAGGTATTAAAATCCATTAACTATCGCCCTGCCGACCTTTCCTCTTTAGTCTAA
- a CDS encoding lactate/malate family dehydrogenase, translating into MKIGVIGAGSVGVGICNYLLTLGSVSELSLLDLNKERAEGEILDFSHTNALTFSKNTRLKASDDYEILKASDIVVITAGAQIKEGQNRLDLAEINSKICVDIAKQVEKVAPDAILIIVTNPCDIVTYFIAANTSYTASQVISAGCLIDTARLMTIVAKKADIDPKNVFGYVLGEHGSHCFTPKSLISIAGQPADYYCETNGVDKIDADKLLDEVRQVGFEIFTKKQNTTHGIAASVFRIVQAIMIDEKSVLPVGTLIQGQYGLHDVVLSLPTIISRKGAEKILIHPFESHEKKQLDYIASELKALIIDVAGKTGLMK; encoded by the coding sequence ATGAAAATTGGTGTTATTGGAGCAGGTTCTGTTGGTGTTGGTATTTGTAATTACCTCCTTACATTAGGCAGCGTCAGTGAGCTCTCGTTGCTCGATCTTAATAAAGAGAGAGCTGAAGGTGAGATTTTAGATTTTAGTCATACAAACGCATTAACTTTCAGTAAAAACACGCGTTTAAAAGCCAGCGACGATTATGAAATATTAAAGGCGTCAGATATTGTTGTGATCACAGCCGGTGCGCAAATAAAAGAAGGGCAGAATCGACTTGATCTTGCAGAAATCAATAGCAAAATCTGCGTTGATATTGCAAAACAGGTCGAGAAAGTCGCACCGGATGCTATTCTTATTATTGTTACTAACCCATGTGACATTGTCACTTATTTTATCGCGGCAAATACGAGCTACACAGCGTCACAAGTAATCAGCGCAGGCTGTCTGATTGATACCGCAAGGTTAATGACCATTGTCGCTAAAAAAGCGGACATTGATCCTAAAAATGTATTCGGCTACGTTCTCGGCGAGCATGGTAGCCACTGCTTCACACCCAAGAGCTTGATTAGTATTGCTGGACAACCTGCAGATTACTACTGTGAAACTAACGGGGTTGATAAAATTGATGCCGATAAGTTACTCGATGAAGTAAGGCAGGTGGGATTTGAGATTTTCACCAAAAAACAGAACACCACACATGGAATTGCGGCTAGCGTATTTAGAATTGTCCAAGCGATTATGATTGATGAAAAATCGGTACTTCCTGTTGGCACACTAATACAAGGTCAATATGGTCTACATGATGTTGTATTGAGTTTGCCTACTATTATATCTCGAAAGGGAGCGGAGAAAATACTCATCCACCCATTTGAATCCCATGAAAAAAAGCAGTTAGATTATATTGCGTCAGAACTTAAAGCCTTAATAATTGATGTGGCAGGTAAAACTGGCTTAATGAAATAA
- the sbcB gene encoding exodeoxyribonuclease I, which produces MTNYKNNEQPTFFWFDYETWGISPSKDRPSQFAGVRTDMDFNIIGEPLVIYCQPPRDYLPSPEAALITRIIPQKALQQGLPEPEFIRRIHDELSTPNTTSLGYNSIRFDDEVTRYTLYRNFFDPYAWSWKNGNSRWDLLDVMRTCYALRPEGINWPTDEEGKPSFKLEKLSVENGIEHENAHDAMADVIATIELAKKLKQAQPKLFDYLYSMRHKRKLNELIDIVNLTPLVHVSGMFGVDCSNTSWVVPMAWHPKNQNAIIMVNLAMDPTPLLELDADQIRERMYTKRNELEQGEQPIPVKLVHLNKCPVLAPAKTLTAENAQRIGINREQCLQNLARLKQHPEIREKLINLFSVDKEYDNSSDVDSQLYDGFFTPSDRAAMDIILEAKPENLAALDIEFVDKRIAPLLFKYRARHFAETLSDEEQQRWANHCRDYFESSLPNYMLNLENLAHEHEGDEKKLAILRSVYKYVEQLVS; this is translated from the coding sequence ATGACAAATTATAAAAACAACGAACAACCAACCTTTTTTTGGTTCGATTACGAAACATGGGGAATAAGTCCCTCTAAAGATAGGCCAAGCCAATTTGCAGGTGTTCGTACAGATATGGATTTTAATATAATTGGCGAACCTCTGGTCATTTATTGCCAACCACCTCGTGATTACTTACCTTCACCAGAAGCTGCGCTTATTACTCGTATCATTCCTCAAAAAGCACTTCAACAAGGGTTACCTGAGCCAGAATTCATTAGACGTATCCACGATGAGCTTTCCACACCAAACACGACGAGCTTAGGCTACAACAGTATTCGCTTTGATGACGAAGTTACTCGCTACACTCTTTATCGTAACTTTTTCGACCCGTACGCTTGGAGTTGGAAAAATGGTAATTCTCGCTGGGATCTACTTGATGTGATGCGAACTTGCTACGCTCTTCGCCCAGAAGGCATAAACTGGCCAACTGATGAAGAAGGCAAGCCTAGTTTTAAATTAGAAAAATTATCTGTCGAAAATGGCATTGAGCACGAAAATGCCCACGATGCGATGGCAGATGTGATTGCTACGATAGAACTAGCCAAAAAGCTGAAACAAGCACAACCGAAGTTATTTGATTATCTATATAGTATGCGCCACAAACGCAAATTAAATGAACTGATTGATATCGTTAATTTAACACCACTAGTGCATGTTTCTGGTATGTTTGGTGTCGACTGCTCAAATACGAGTTGGGTCGTGCCGATGGCTTGGCATCCAAAAAATCAGAACGCTATCATTATGGTTAATTTAGCGATGGACCCAACACCTCTTTTAGAGTTAGATGCTGATCAAATACGTGAACGAATGTATACAAAACGTAACGAACTTGAGCAGGGAGAGCAACCTATCCCTGTAAAATTGGTACACCTCAATAAGTGTCCAGTATTGGCACCTGCTAAAACGCTTACAGCCGAAAATGCACAACGAATTGGTATAAACAGAGAACAATGTCTTCAAAACCTTGCTCGACTAAAGCAGCATCCCGAAATTAGAGAAAAACTGATAAATTTGTTTTCTGTTGATAAAGAATACGACAATAGCAGTGACGTGGACAGTCAGCTTTACGACGGGTTTTTTACACCATCAGATAGAGCCGCTATGGACATTATCCTAGAAGCGAAGCCTGAAAACTTAGCTGCATTAGATATAGAGTTCGTTGATAAGCGAATTGCGCCACTTCTGTTTAAATACAGAGCTCGTCATTTTGCCGAAACGTTGAGTGACGAAGAGCAACAGCGCTGGGCTAATCACTGTAGAGATTATTTTGAGTCGTCTCTCCCTAATTACATGCTCAACCTAGAAAATCTTGCTCACGAACATGAAGGCGATGAAAAAAAACTTGCCATCTTAAGGTCCGTGTATAAATACGTTGAACAACTCGTTTCCTAA
- a CDS encoding CidA/LrgA family protein encodes MNNSFPKNDKKTIKYITSLGLIILALTLGTAIQHGLGISIPGSIIGMLILFFAMVSGLVSPEWVKPSANIFIRYMILLFIPISAGLIDHYQLLMDNAFPIIASAVGGTAIMLVFLAMMLEKILVPKK; translated from the coding sequence TTGAACAACTCGTTTCCTAAAAATGATAAAAAAACAATTAAATACATAACGTCACTTGGGTTGATTATTCTTGCCCTCACCCTTGGTACGGCTATCCAACACGGGTTGGGGATATCAATACCAGGCAGCATCATTGGTATGCTAATTCTTTTCTTCGCAATGGTTTCAGGCTTAGTCTCTCCAGAATGGGTCAAACCTAGTGCGAATATCTTTATCCGCTATATGATTTTACTCTTTATTCCTATTAGTGCTGGATTAATAGATCATTACCAACTGTTAATGGATAACGCGTTCCCTATCATTGCAAGTGCGGTCGGTGGCACTGCGATCATGTTAGTGTTTCTTGCTATGATGCTAGAAAAAATATTGGTACCGAAGAAATGA
- a CDS encoding LrgB family protein → MWIVLTIVTFLIARFISKKLNHPLANPLLISLVIIIPILLLMKMPYEEYKQENIIFIYLLQPAVVALAYPLYEQFPEIKRNWKIIFLACGVGSALSMIISASIAVFLNTDMSLVASIMGKSVTTPIAMEVSSHLGGEPAIAAILVLIVGVFGAIFAYPIYQILGISHPIAKGLTMGTVSHALGTATCIEKDQRDAAFSSLALVLCGVITSIFAPIVYIYIEWLNIIVNG, encoded by the coding sequence ATTTGGATTGTACTGACTATCGTCACATTCTTAATTGCTCGCTTTATTAGCAAAAAACTGAATCACCCTCTAGCTAATCCGTTACTCATAAGCTTAGTGATTATTATCCCTATTTTGCTATTAATGAAAATGCCTTACGAAGAATATAAGCAGGAAAACATAATATTTATTTATCTGTTGCAACCCGCGGTTGTCGCACTAGCTTATCCGCTTTATGAGCAGTTCCCTGAGATAAAAAGAAATTGGAAAATCATTTTTTTAGCCTGTGGCGTTGGCAGTGCTCTTTCAATGATTATCTCTGCTAGCATTGCTGTATTTTTAAATACCGACATGAGCTTAGTCGCCAGTATCATGGGGAAATCGGTTACGACACCAATAGCAATGGAAGTTTCTAGCCATTTAGGAGGTGAGCCAGCAATCGCAGCTATATTGGTACTCATTGTTGGCGTGTTCGGTGCGATATTTGCTTACCCTATTTACCAAATACTTGGGATCAGTCATCCAATAGCAAAAGGGCTAACCATGGGGACAGTCTCTCATGCGTTGGGTACCGCTACTTGTATCGAAAAAGATCAAAGAGATGCTGCATTTAGTTCTCTCGCATTGGTTCTTTGTGGTGTCATTACTTCTATTTTCGCACCTATTGTCTACATTTATATAGAATGGCTTAATATAATTGTTAATGGCTAG
- a CDS encoding succinylglutamate desuccinylase — MAQTLFRQSFLYDSLNLDNEMPEKQVQLPSGPTIRVLKRGVVEVIPYQVTNDTKSIVLSAGIHGDETAPMELLDKLVGDIIEKRVTVNHRCLFLYAHLQATNQHTRFIDENLNRLFDNKPHSKESLETKIADGLKETLTKFFEGTQEKQRWHLDLHCAIRGSKHYTFAVSPKVAKAQSRSRELIEFIEKAKVEAVLLSNAPAATFSWYSAECFCAQALTMELGKVSPLGENDLSLISGFDDALRALLSDELDRVDAVPLVTYRVTQTIKRLTDDFDFNFSDDVENFTQFEHGQVLGHDGEKLLFAKVEQEAIVFPNKNVALGQRAALMVSPVETWYQDDQLVYD, encoded by the coding sequence ATGGCACAAACGCTGTTTCGTCAATCTTTTTTATATGACAGCTTAAATCTAGATAACGAAATGCCAGAAAAACAAGTTCAATTACCATCTGGCCCAACAATCCGTGTGCTGAAGCGGGGCGTAGTTGAAGTTATTCCTTATCAAGTCACAAATGATACAAAATCTATTGTGCTCTCTGCAGGTATTCATGGCGATGAAACTGCACCGATGGAGTTATTAGATAAATTGGTTGGCGATATCATTGAGAAAAGAGTAACAGTTAATCATAGGTGTTTGTTTCTGTACGCGCACCTCCAAGCAACGAATCAACATACCCGTTTTATAGATGAAAATTTGAATCGACTTTTTGATAACAAGCCGCACTCGAAAGAGTCTTTAGAAACTAAAATCGCGGATGGACTGAAAGAAACGTTAACGAAATTCTTCGAAGGTACTCAAGAAAAACAACGTTGGCATCTTGATTTACATTGTGCGATTAGAGGCTCTAAACACTATACATTTGCTGTGAGCCCTAAAGTGGCTAAAGCGCAAAGCCGCAGCCGTGAACTGATAGAGTTTATTGAGAAGGCGAAAGTAGAAGCTGTTTTACTATCAAATGCCCCCGCGGCAACATTTAGTTGGTATAGCGCAGAGTGCTTTTGCGCTCAAGCACTTACGATGGAGCTTGGAAAAGTATCGCCATTAGGGGAGAACGATCTCAGTTTAATTTCTGGTTTTGATGATGCTTTGAGAGCTTTATTATCAGATGAGTTAGATAGAGTCGATGCTGTACCATTAGTTACCTATCGAGTAACACAAACCATTAAGCGGTTAACCGACGATTTTGACTTTAATTTTAGTGATGATGTAGAAAATTTCACTCAGTTTGAGCATGGTCAAGTTCTTGGACATGATGGTGAAAAGCTTTTGTTCGCTAAAGTCGAACAAGAAGCGATTGTATTTCCAAATAAAAACGTTGCACTTGGCCAAAGGGCAGCATTAATGGTGAGCCCTGTAGAAACTTGGTATCAAGACGACCAACTTGTCTACGATTAA